A single window of Candoia aspera isolate rCanAsp1 chromosome 3, rCanAsp1.hap2, whole genome shotgun sequence DNA harbors:
- the KDSR gene encoding 3-ketodihydrosphingosine reductase — MPGALLLLAATGVALVVAFLLLLYLVLPVNHPKPLSLSGAHVVVTGGSSGIGKSVAIECFKQGAFITLIARNEKRLLEAKREIEKFSVNDKQVVHSISLDVSKDYANVEKLLKQAQEKLGPVDMLVNCAGISVNGKFEDIDTYRFEQLMAVNYLGSVYPTRAVVTKMKERRMGRIVFVSSQAGQVGVFGYSAYSATKYALRGLAESLQMEVKPYNICVTIAYPPDTETPGFVEESQSKILETKLISESSSICQPDYVARIIVKNAVQGKFTSSFGVDGHMLRILTNGMAPVSSIAEILESVIFLGIFRLVSLYFIAGFDSIVRRCLVEREKSEKTD, encoded by the exons ATGCCGGGGGCGCTTCTGCTGCTGGCGGCCACGGGGGTCGCCCTCGTTGTGGCctttctgctgcttctctaccTCGTGTTGCCGGTGAACCATCCCAAACCTCTGTCGTTGTCCGGGGCTCACGTTGTG GTAACTGGTGGTTCCAGTGGCATTGGGAAAAGCGTTGCTATTGAGTGCTTCAAGCAAGGTGCTTTTATAACACTGATTGCAAGAAATGAG AAACGTCTCTTGGAGGCCAAGAGAGAAATTGAGAAGTTCTCAGTTAATGATAAGCAG GTTGTGCATTCTATTTCTCTTGATGTTTCCAAAGACTATGCAAATGTGGAGAAGTTGCTCAAACAA GCTCAAGAAAAGTTGGGTCCTGTTGACATGCTTGTTAACTGTGCTGGAATATCAGTAAATGGaaaatttgaagatattgatACCTATAGGTTTGAG CAATTAATGGCTGTCAACTACCTGGGTAGTGTTTACCCAACTCGTGCAGTAGTTACTAAGATGAAGGAGAGAAGAATGGGGCGGATTGTGTTTGTCTCATCTCAGGCTGGACAAGTTGGTGTATTTGGCTATTCAGCTTATTCTGCAACAAAATATGCTCTTAGAGGATTAGCTGAATCTTTACAAATGGAG GTAAAGCCATATAATATCTGTGTAACTATTGCCTATCCTCCAGATACAGAAACACCTGGCTTTGTAGAGGAAAGTCAGAGCAAG ATTTTAGAAACCAAGCTTATTTCAGAATCGTCATCAATCTGCCAACCTGATTACGTTGCCAGAATTATCGTTAAGAATGCTGTT CAAGGAAAATTTACTAGTTCTTTTGGTGTTGATGGTCACATGCTGAGAATATTGACTAATGGAATGGCACCAGTCTCTTCCATTGCTGAAATCCTAGAATCA GTTATCTTCTTGGGCATTTTTCGCTTAGTTAGCCTATATTTTATAGCAGGTTTTGACAGCATTGTTCGCCGTTGCTTGGTAGAAAGAGAGAAATCTGAAAAGACAGACTGA